The Hymenobacter sp. GOD-10R genome includes a window with the following:
- a CDS encoding LysM peptidoglycan-binding domain-containing protein: protein MGLFDFLNKGEEKPVQPAEKPAAGATDFFGNAAQPATTTAAQGTSYTIVSGDSLSKIAKNHYGDASKWHQIYDANKAIIGANPDHIEVGQVLTLPQL from the coding sequence ATGGGACTATTTGATTTTTTGAACAAAGGCGAAGAGAAGCCAGTTCAGCCAGCTGAGAAGCCTGCAGCCGGCGCCACAGATTTCTTCGGCAACGCGGCTCAACCAGCTACGACTACCGCCGCTCAAGGCACCTCTTACACTATTGTAAGCGGCGATTCTCTCTCGAAAATTGCTAAAAACCATTACGGCGACGCTAGCAAATGGCATCAGATTTATGATGCGAACAAGGCTATCATCGGCGCTAACCCTGATCATATCGAGGTAGGCCAAGTGCTTACACTCCCCCAACTCTAG
- a CDS encoding O-acetylhomoserine aminocarboxypropyltransferase/cysteine synthase, whose product MSTQNLHFETLQLHAGQQPDPTTGARAVPLYQTTSYVFKNAEHGANLFALKEFGNIYTRLMNPTTDVFEQRIAALEGGVAALAVSSGQAAQFIALNNILQAGDNFVSTSFLYGGTYNQFKVAFKRLGVEARFADGDKPESFEALIDENTKAIYLETIGNPSFSVPDFEKIAAIAEKHDLPLVVDNTFGAGGYLFRPLEHGAHIVVESATKWIGGHGTSIGGVIVDGGKYDFGNGKFPQFTEPSEGYHGLVFNDVFGKNGPFGNIAFIIRARVEGLRDLGPSISPFNSWQLLIGLETLSLRVERTVENALKIATWLEQHPQVESVNYAGLQSSPYYNMAQKYLPKGAGGVLTFSIRGSKDTATQFIDNLKLVSHLANVGDAKTLIIQPSATTHQQLSEEEQHAAGVTPTLLRLSVGIEHFEDIKADLSAAFDAVANAATPDESESALLQPEVEHAQPLEV is encoded by the coding sequence ATGTCAACGCAAAACCTCCACTTCGAGACCCTTCAACTTCACGCTGGTCAGCAGCCCGATCCTACTACTGGTGCTCGTGCTGTACCCTTGTATCAAACTACTTCGTACGTATTCAAGAATGCCGAGCATGGTGCTAACCTCTTCGCCCTGAAAGAGTTTGGCAACATCTACACCCGTCTGATGAACCCCACAACAGACGTGTTTGAGCAGCGTATAGCCGCGCTGGAGGGTGGTGTAGCTGCGTTAGCAGTAAGCTCCGGTCAAGCGGCGCAGTTCATTGCTCTGAACAACATTCTGCAAGCTGGCGACAATTTCGTGAGCACATCTTTCCTGTACGGTGGTACTTACAACCAGTTCAAGGTAGCGTTCAAGCGCTTAGGTGTTGAGGCTCGCTTCGCTGACGGCGATAAGCCTGAGAGCTTTGAGGCGCTAATTGACGAGAATACCAAGGCTATTTATCTAGAAACCATCGGCAACCCTAGCTTCAGCGTTCCAGATTTCGAGAAGATTGCAGCTATTGCCGAAAAGCATGACCTGCCGCTAGTAGTTGATAATACCTTTGGCGCGGGTGGCTATTTGTTCCGTCCCCTGGAGCATGGCGCGCACATCGTTGTAGAATCGGCGACTAAGTGGATCGGTGGTCACGGTACCAGCATCGGCGGGGTGATTGTGGATGGCGGTAAGTACGACTTCGGTAATGGCAAATTCCCGCAGTTTACGGAGCCGAGCGAAGGCTACCATGGCCTTGTATTCAACGACGTATTTGGCAAGAATGGCCCCTTCGGCAACATCGCCTTTATCATTCGGGCCCGGGTAGAAGGTCTGCGTGACCTAGGTCCTTCGATCAGTCCCTTCAACTCTTGGCAGTTGCTGATTGGCCTCGAAACCCTGTCGCTCCGCGTAGAGCGCACGGTGGAGAATGCCCTGAAAATTGCTACTTGGCTGGAGCAGCACCCACAGGTAGAAAGCGTAAACTACGCCGGCTTGCAAAGCAGCCCTTATTACAATATGGCGCAAAAGTATCTGCCCAAAGGTGCCGGTGGCGTATTGACCTTCAGCATCAGAGGCAGCAAGGATACCGCAACGCAATTCATTGATAATTTGAAGCTGGTGAGCCACCTAGCAAATGTAGGTGATGCTAAGACGCTGATCATTCAGCCTTCGGCTACTACGCACCAACAGCTATCGGAGGAAGAGCAGCACGCTGCTGGCGTAACGCCCACCCTCCTACGCTTGTCGGTAGGTATCGAGCACTTCGAAGACATCAAGGCTGACTTATCGGCCGCTTTCGATGCCGTAGCCAACGCTGCTACGCCCGACGAGTCAGAAAGCGCTCTGTTGCAGCCTGAAGTAGAACACGCGCAGCCGCTGGAAGTCTAA